DNA from Cynocephalus volans isolate mCynVol1 chromosome 2, mCynVol1.pri, whole genome shotgun sequence:
GAAATGATATGCTGAGGACACAGTATCACATATGTAATATTTTTGACAAAAAAGTCTAATCTAAATTTAATTACGTGGAAACAAAACTTTAGGGACATTCTGCAATACATGTTTCATGAAGTCTTCAAATGTCAGtatcataaaaggaaaaagaaggctgGGAGACTGTTCTAGATTAAAGGTCACTAAAGAAATAGTACAATTAAATACAATTCATGATCCTTGACTGTGCCCAGCACACTGGATGAAAATAAAGCCACAGCAAAACAAATCTTAGTGAAATTTgttagagacagaaagaagcttctagaaaggaaaaaacaatgatCACATCCAAACAAATCACAAATCAGAATGACTTAAGGCTTCtcaacacaaaaacttagaaggcAGAAGGCAATGGAGCAACGCCTCCAAAATTCACaaggaaaatgttttccaaaatagaaTTCTAAACCCAGCCCAATCATCAGTTAAGCATGAgggtagaaaaaagaaattttcagacaGGCAAGGTCCCAAAAAGTTACTCTTTTTCAAAAAGCCACTGAAGGATGCTTTCTTCTCaagcaaagaaataaaccaagaaagaaaaaagaaaaaaaaaaaaaaccatgaaatcAGAAAACAGTAGAACCACATGAGATAAGTGAAAGGAATCTCTAGGATAAGTGATATGGCAGAATGACAGCTGTCCCAGAGGGCAACCTGTCCAGACTGAATCTACTTGACTCAAGTAATCAGCACAGTGAGGTCTTTCACTGCTTAGTCCTCAGGCTTTGTACAACTGTTTAACCTTATGAAATATTGCACGAGTGTTCTATCAAAAGGGAacaagtcaagaaaaaaaaaatcaaaaatccaaGAAACAGGAACTGCTACTCAAAAGAAAGGCAGAGTGTTTCAATCACGACAACAAATGAAAGTCGCCAGATGATAGTTATACAGCAAGCCTGCAGAGAAATCAGCCCAAATAAGAGGAAAACAGAGGTCTCTGGTTTCCAAGAAAAAGAATTAGAGTTGCTATTTTATGAAACTGACCTTGCAGAAATTGTATGGAGGGACTATTTGAACGGATAGGAATAATTAGCTATTTTAACAATGAGAATTAAGATAAggcaattcttaattttaaacaaaaagaaaataatgatattcATAATACTCATATACTACAACAcagctgaaaatattttcatttcataataATGTAAACACTAAATATAAGCCTAACTGAAAATTACAGCATTACTGTACTAACAGTATGGAAAGGAGGAAACATTGGGGACAGAGGTGTGGGAGCTGAATCTTTATCCTTATCTAATAAGAAGTGAATAGATAATATCTAACATTGTTGAATCAATAAATCAGAATTATACACTTACTACTTAGAATTATGGAATTAAGTAAATGCCAGAAGAAACAGCAAATAGAATCTAAATTGGTTCTCTCTAGCAGAAGGGATGGAGAAGTGGGGGTGTGTGGGACAGGGAAGACTTTATGTTAATAGCCTTCAAGTTCTATTTGACTCTCAAAACTATGtgcatgtattattttaataagaatcagttttaaaatcaatattcttTTCAGATCTAAGTTCTGTGAAATGTGATTTCCCTGGCAGTTTTGTTTTGTAATATATAAGAGCATTTTAACAAATTCGAGATAAATTATAGAACTATCTTGAGAAATATTGAACTGATATTGGCTAAGAGAATCGATGAACTATGGGCATTGCTCAGAGAAAGCTCCCTGGAATAAGTGAATTATATGCTGCGATGATGTGTATTACCCAGAAAAAGGCCTTGGACAAAACCCTCCCGGGGAGACTGTGAAAATCAGTCCAGGACTTTAGACTTTCCAAGGCTCTCTATCACTCTACCACTTTCTTAAATGTCCCACCAAGAATGGTTATTCCTACAACTCCACAAAGCTTCCTTGAGCTCctctggatgatattggcataGGCATGAAAGGCATTTTTTCTTAGGTGATGGATTTATAGACAAGGCAGGAACTTATGCTCAAAGTTACCTGAAATGCATCATATATCCATTAATTGATCAACTCAGCACATATTCACTGATATCAACCATGTGTCAGATTCAGTGCGAGGCACCAGAGATATAATGATGAAAATGACAAAGGACTCTGGCCAAAGGACAACTTGGGAAATGGGATCCCTACTGCGACTGGCAGGACTATCAACTGCACCCACCAAACCCTCCTATCCCATGCAGCTTAAAGTTCCAAATGTTTCCTCAGCCTGGGAATGTGAATCCCAGTAAACACCCCCAGGCCAGGAAGTACAGGAAATTCTACTTTTACCATAATTAATGTGGAGGGTGCATAAAAGATAAATTGATGCTTTCAACAGGAAAACTAAAATTTGTTTAGGAGGCTGGACTAAAATGAAAGAGGCAGCATTTAATCTAAACCATTTCCTGTgacttggatttttttaaaaattggccgCCTTATCATTTTCTTAGTCATCTTTTCTCTAGGCTTATTGGAGGCGTAGTCCCTCCTAGCAACCTCCCATCTGCTGGAAAACAGAGTCAAGAGAATGAGGAGCTGTGATGACACATCCCTCACTGGGTGAAAATATTAGGGGAAAGCAGTAAATGTACTATTTGCATAAAACTTATTAATGCCCTCTTCAGACTAACAAAATGGATTTTACATCACCGGGAGAGCAGCTGTGATCCGCTGCCTCTAGTAAGGAGTATTTGAAACAATCTGCAAACCACTGCCGCTCCTAATTGCCAAGCAACATCATTGACTTTAGTTCTCTCCAATTAAAACACTCTCACTGTTGGGCAGAGAAAGACATATCTTTATCAAAGATTCAACGAATGGCTCTTCTCTCTGCTCAAAACGCTGTTAGGTTTATGTCCCTGTTTCTCTCATGCTAGTGCCGATCCATggcgtttcaaaccggttttttgtttgtttttcttctttttaaatcaaaaccagtgtcttctctatttttcttcctaCTGGCAATCACGACAccgtggggggaggggggcttaGGGGCTACCATTTCGGGAGCTTCCTCTCTCATGTCGGTCCCGGGTTAACGTTAGCCTTTACAATGACCAAGCAAAGCGACCTTCTGTCCGTCTATGCTCCGCACGTAAACAGCGAACGGGTGGGGTTCCCACAGGTGAGGAGTTCGCGGCTCCCGCTAGGGGGGCGTCGGTGGCCGGAGCAGAGACTGGAAGAGGCTCCACCGGGATTGGGAGGGACACGCGGGGAAGGTGGAGAATAGGAATCATGTGTGTTCTTCGAGTGTACAACCCACATTTGAGTGACAAATGACGAAGACAACCTACAAAAGCAAGTAGGCGCAAATCCGCCCGagtccatctctctctctgcGAGTGCCTTTTCAACTAACTTTGGGAACTCGTAGCCCCAGCGTGGCTCCCCGCGCCGCCTCGCCTCCACTTGCTTTCCCGCGCCCTGCCCGCCCTCTTCGGTGCCTCCTCTTCCTCGGGGCTACGGATGGAGGATCCCTTCGGCCCCTCAACTCTGCCGCCGGCGCCTAATCTCTCCGTACCCAGCTCGTTGGGCTGGGGTCTCAACCTGACTTCGGGGCAGGGAGCTCCCGCCCCGgggccgcagccgccgccgcccgggCCGCCCAGCCGCCGCGTCCGCCTGGTCTTCCTGGGGGTCATCctggtggtggcggtggcggGCAACGTCACGGTGCTGTGCCGCCTGTGCGGCGGCGGCGGGGGATCCTGGGCGGGTCCCAAACGTCGCAAGATGGACTTCCTGCTGGTGCAGCTGGCCCTGGCCGACCTGTACGCGTGCGGGGGCACCGCGCTGTCGCAGCTGGCCTGGGAACTGCTGGGCGAGCCCCGCCGGGCAGCGGGCGACCTGGAGTGCCGCTTCGTGCAGCTGCTGCAGGCATCGGGCCGGGGCGCCTCCGCCCACCTCGTGGCGCTCATCGCCCTCGAGCGCCAACGCTCAGTCCGCCGGCCGCAGGGCCCGCCGCTGCCCTCGCGCGCCCTAGCCACCCTGGGCTGGCTGTTGGCGCTGTTGCTGGCGCTGCCCCCTGCCTTCGTGGTGCGCGGGGGCACCCCGTTGACGCCACCGCCGCCTCCCGCCGCGCCTCCGGCCGCCCGCGCCTGGCCCGGGGAGCGTCGCTGCCGAGGCATCTTCGCGCCCCTGCCGCGCTGGCACCTGCAGGTCTACGCGCTCTACGAGGCTGTCGCGGGCTTCGCGGCGCCGGTCGCGGTCATGGGCGTCGCTTGTGGCCGCCTGCTGTGCGTGTGGTGGCGGCGCCGAGCCCCCGCGCACAGCGCGCTGTCCCGCGCCAAGGTGCAGAGCCTGAAGATGAGCCTGGTGCTGGCGCTGCTGTTCGCGGGCTGCGAGCTGCCCTACTTCGTCACCCGGCTGGCGGCCGCGTGGTCGCCTGGGCCTGCGGAAGACTGGGAGGGAGAGGGCCTGGCGGCGGCGCTGCGCGTCGTGGCGGTGGCCAACAGCGCTCTCAATCCCTTCGTCTACCTCTTCTTCCAGGCCGGCGACGGGCGGCTCCGGCGGCAGCTGCGGAGGCGCCTGGGCTCTGTCTGCTGCGTGCGGGAGGGAGTCGCAGAGGACGACGAGGGGGGCGGGGGCCACCAAGCGCTCCACCGCCACCGCTGGCCCCATCCCCATTACCACCACGCTCGGCGGGAGCCGCTGGACGAGGGCTGCTTGCGCCCACCCCCGCCGCGCCCCAGACCGCCGCCCTGCTCCTGCGAAAGCGCCTTTTAGGGGCTCGATGGCCAGAGACAGGTCCTCTGTCGCCGCGGCGCGGCCTCCATGGAACACTAGACCGGCGGGGTCTGTCTAGATCACAGCGGGCAGGCGAGGATGACACTGAAGCTGTCCCCTTCCTCCACCCTCCTGTTATATTTCCCTctaatgtttacattttactCTTCCAGTTTCTTTCCCTTCAGTTCGTCTCACGTCTCCCCATTTGGAGACGAGAGTGAGTCATTGGGAAGTTGTAAAAACAGTCAAAGTTAACGGAGTTATTATTTTTGCAGTCTCTTTCACGCTCGCATAGTGTTCTGGATAAGACCATTTATTTTAGCTAAATTGCCAAACTTTCATTATTTGCTGCGTTacttgtttttacttattttgtactGTGCTTAAATCAAGTGTTCCTTCGGACCAGCGAGTCTGCCTTTCTTCCCAGGAGGAAAATCCCCACATTGCTCTTTCTGGGGAGACTGAGAATTGTACCAGTAATACTGTCAGAAATGCAATCATGCGGTCACTTCAGAGCCACAGAGtattgtaaaataaagatatttcccACAGAGCAATTTTTCAAACATGGTAATGTGTTTTCTCAGAAGGAAATCAGTGTGGCTTTTATTTACAGTCTAACTTCCACTTCGGTAGAAGCTGGGATTGTGGGAAGGAAACATATAAGCTCCCCTTGGTCCCCTTCACATATGTCTGGTTTCTGTAGGAAATCATCCCTGTGCCCAGACAAGCCTCTAAAGGGGAGATGTTGCGCCCAGATAGAGGATTTCAATGCAAAGTCCCCAGCAAACCAGAGAAGGGAAGTGCCAAAGTGGTGCATATGGGTGGGGCTTACTGTCCCAGGTGGAGCTTCAAGGAGATTTGCAGCTAGGTAGGCAGCCGAAACCTCACAATGCAGCACTTGTATATATAaaacttccttttaaaaacatgaattcaGTGCCTATTAGTATGAATTGTTGAGAATAAGAACAGAGCAGATTTGATGCGTGACCTCTTTCTCTTAACTGTTCTTGGTTCTGAAGAGAAGTGGCAGCACTTATGAACAATATATCCATGTGTTTACCGGTGGCTTTCATCTGAGAGTCTGAAGCTTTCCATGAAGGTGTTTATTGTTTATGCACAAATGCAGGACTAAGACACAGAAAGGGGAAATGATTGATTAAAGGTGATTCGTAGAGCTCATGCTCTCTGAGGgctctctgttttgttcactgatatatcCCAAATGTTTAAacaattattcaacaaatatatatttgaccATGAGTCAGGCATAggtagaataaataaaagatctaCAAAAGGAAATCTTCAGTAAGCTTTGCTTACCTTCCTCCAAAATTTTGACAACGAATGTTATAGAGTGAtaggttttccttcctctttttgctTCTCCCTACACTGCTGAGGATGCTGTGGTCtgcaaaatatcagaaataagtCAGCCAAAGAGAGAACACAGTTGTCTTCATGAACCCAAGTCTAGATTATAGCATTATTTTTActcattaataaacatttattacatgCCTATTTTTGTGCCAGGTAGCATGCTAGGCATTGGAGAtgctaagaaaaataagacaCATTTTTCCCTCAGAGACCTTATAGTCAAATGTAGGAGGCAATCCGACAATTACACTGCAATGTCATATGTGCTGTAATAGGGGTCAAGTCAGAGTGCTGGGAGCACTGAAAAGGAGCATCTGACAAACTTGGGGGACTGCAATAGCAGGGGGCACGGGGTGGAGAATTAGGAAAGGCTCACCAAAAGAGGCTGAGTCTTGAAGGCTGAGTTGGGGGTAACCCATCAGATAGGAAAGGGTGTTCTAGGCTGTGGGAAGAGCATTTGTAAAGCATGGGGGAGACAGAACATAGCATGGTCAAATAATAACAATGCTGTGAAGAAAGGACTGTATGCCATGCCAACAAAGCAAAAAGTAGCCTTTGAAGAATTTAATCAGAGTTGTAAGATGGTCAAATTTGAATTTTGGAAAGGTCATTTGAATGATGACATCGAAGGATCAACGTATTGGAAGGGCAGGAATGCCTAGAGGCAAAGATCAAAGCAAAATGCTGAGAGTCCTCAAAATATAACGTGTAATATTGTAC
Protein-coding regions in this window:
- the GPR150 gene encoding probable G-protein coupled receptor 150, with amino-acid sequence MEDPFGPSTLPPAPNLSVPSSLGWGLNLTSGQGAPAPGPQPPPPGPPSRRVRLVFLGVILVVAVAGNVTVLCRLCGGGGGSWAGPKRRKMDFLLVQLALADLYACGGTALSQLAWELLGEPRRAAGDLECRFVQLLQASGRGASAHLVALIALERQRSVRRPQGPPLPSRALATLGWLLALLLALPPAFVVRGGTPLTPPPPPAAPPAARAWPGERRCRGIFAPLPRWHLQVYALYEAVAGFAAPVAVMGVACGRLLCVWWRRRAPAHSALSRAKVQSLKMSLVLALLFAGCELPYFVTRLAAAWSPGPAEDWEGEGLAAALRVVAVANSALNPFVYLFFQAGDGRLRRQLRRRLGSVCCVREGVAEDDEGGGGHQALHRHRWPHPHYHHARREPLDEGCLRPPPPRPRPPPCSCESAF